The genomic region TGTTCCGGAGCATCGTGATTCCCCGCCAGTGCGAGTATGATACGACGGCCGCCGTCACTCATCCTGGAGAGGGTTCTATAGAGGAGCTCAATGGCTTCATGAGGAGGATTCCAGCTGTCATAAAGGTCTCCGGAGAGAAGAATCAGTTCGGGATCCTCTTTTCTGCAGACTTCAAGAATTTCAGAAAGGATCTCTTTCTGTTCTTCAAGACGGGACCAGTTATTCAGCTTTTTTCCCAGATGCCAGTCTGATGTATGGAGTATTTTCATAATCAGGTAAGGCTGATCAGCCCCTGGGGATCATGAAGTTTTGATGTGATCTCATACATATTTGAGATAGTACCCACTGCCAGCTGTTCCCGGACATCCAAAAATTCCAGACAAGTACCGCAGACCAGAATTTCCACTGATTTCTTCTCCAGGAGTATGAGATCATCAATATTCGCTGAATCCTTCAGACAGAGTTTTACTCCGCTGTTCATGAAGATCAGTGAGGAAGGAAGTTCGTCCAGCTGGGTCAGGGTGTAGATATAACCCTTCATCAGGAGCCTGCCGAGTTCATCTTCTTCAGATCCGATCCGGGTATCAGTTATAAGAACTGTTTTTCCACCCCTGCTTTCTCGGCTGAATGCGGGAGCGATCTCTGATTTTTCAGTGTTTACAGTTTGTTTTCCGTCTCTGTTTACAGTGATAATAAAGTCGCCGTTCTGCTCCTGCCATTGGGGAGAGTATCCGGAATGACTCAGAAAGCGGCATACATTTTCACGAGCCGGGACATTGGCTACCATTACAACGAGGGTCTCAAAGCTCTCTTCGCTGAGGGCTTTTTTTGTTCTTAGTAGGGGCTTAGGGCAATCCAGCTCCCTTGCATCAATTTCAAATTTTTTCATATCCGATATTTCTCTCACCTTCTTTAAGGGGTACATAGCAGTCAACATGATTGACCTTCTCATCTTTACTGACTTCTTCATGGGCCTCTTCTGTCAGATAGACAAGGAGAGAGAAACCGCATTCGGAGAATATCTCAAAAGGAGTAGGGATCAGTTTGACCCTGTGATTCAATTTCTTAAGATACTTTTCTGCCTTCAGTGCCTGATGGGTATTCTGAAAAGTAAAGAGGATCTCATGCATTCAGTATAATCCTTCCGTCCCCTTTTACAACAGATCCGATAACTGCCGCTGCCGGCTGTTGAAGCTCTTCCATAAATGCCCGGGCATTTTCCTTCGGCAGGGAGATCAGCAGGCCTCCGGATGTCTGAGGATCAAAAATCAGATCAAGAATTTCCGGCGTTACAGTTTCCGGATTTTTAATCCTGGACAGGCGGAACTTTCTGTTGTTGTAGCTTCCGGCGGGAACCAGTCCCATGGATATATACTCCATGACGTCAGGCAGGAGAGGCAGCCTTTCAATGTCGAAAATCAGATCTGTTCCGCTGTCCATAGCCATCTCTGCTCCATGACCGGCCAGTCCGAAGCCTGTGATGTCGGTGCAGGCATTTGCTGCGTATTTATGGAGGAGCAGTGCGGGAGCTTTATTAAGAGCTCTCATGCTTAACCCTGCCGCCATAACGGCTTCATCAGCGGCTATCTCCGCCCTGAGGGCTGTATTGATTGTTCCGGTTCCCAGGGCCTTTGTCAGGATAAGGACATCTCCCGGAGCAGGGCTGTTGTTGCGGATAATTCTGTCGGGGTGAATTATCCCGTTTACTGAAAAACCGAACTTCAGTTCTTTGTCATTCACGCTGTGCCCGCCAAGCAGAGCAGTATCCGCCTCTGTCAGAGCTTCCAGAGCTCCCTCCATGATTTTTCTAAGATACTCTATTGGAAGGTCGTCTTCTGGGTAGCAGAGCACATTTACTGCACTCACAGGCCGCCCTCCCATGGCATAAATATCCGAGAGGGAATTGGCTGCTGCTATGGCACCGAAGAGTGCCGGATCATCCACGATGGGTGGAAAGAAGTCAACGGTCTGAACCAGAGCCATATCATCACTGATTCTGTAAACCCCGGCATCTTCACTGCCGGTAAAGTCGGCAAGAACCTCCGGTCTTTCGGGTTGGGAGAGTCCGCATAGGGCTTTATCCAGCAGCTCGGGCCCCAGTTTGGCACCGCAGCCGGAAAATCGGGAATATGTAGTCAGTTTTTCAGGGTTAGCCATCTGTACTCCTTGAGGCTTTCTATAAGCAGTTCAATTTCTCTATTTGTAGTAAAAAGACCTGGTGAGAGTCTCAGGGTTCCACCACTCTCAAAACTCCCCAGTACTCTATGGGCTGAGGGAGCGCAGTGGAGGCCTGAACGTACCGCAATGTCTTTACTGTTGAGGAATGCTGTCAGTTCTGTGAGATTTCCTTTTTCAGGAAGTATGGAGAAGACTCTTGTGTAGTCTCTATCTTTTGACCTGCCGATGATTCTGTATCCTTCCAGTTCATGCAGGCGGCGGCAGAGGCGGCCGCAGCGCTCCTCGGCAGCTCTGTATAAAGTCTTTGAACTCTGAAGGAAATTCAGACTGTGAAGAAGTCCGGCAAAGCCGGGAATATTGGCTGTACCGCTTTCAAACCGGTCGGGCATAATCTCGGGCTGAATCTCTTCACGTGAGCGGCTTCCTGTTCCACCCAGAATCAGTGGCCTGACCCTTTCGGGATCTCTGATATAAAATCCACCGCAGCCTGCGGGACCCAGGAGTCCCTTATGACCGGCAAAACATAGAAAATCAATACCCCAGTTTTCGGGGTAAAGGGGAATCTCTCCTGCTGCCTGGGCGGCATCCACACATAGGGGAATGCCTTTTTTCCGGGCAGTCAGGCACATCTGTTCCAGAGGGAAGATAATGCCGTTTACATTGGATGCAGCTGTCAGTACAAGGAGATCAGGTTTCTCGTCCAATAACTTTTCAAAGGCTTTCAGATCGGGATATCCGCTTTCCGGCTCTGATGGTATACGGTTTATCTGCAGCTGTCTCTCCTGCTGCAGCTGCATCAGGGGTCTCATTACAGAGTTATGCTCCATGGAACTGCATAGAACCTTCTGTCCTTTTTTAAGAAAACCCGAGAGAATGGTGTTTAGGGCAGAAGTACAGCCCGGGGTCAGGGCTACAAGGCTGCTGTCACCAATACCGAAGAGATGAGCCAGAGATTCCCTGAGTTCAAAGATTATTCTATCTGCCGATATCCCCGCACTGTGGGAGGTCCGGCCCGGATTTCCCAGGGGAGAAAGGATCGCATTACTTAATACTTCTGCAGTCCCCGGTGCCTTTGGCCAGCTGGTGGCAGCATTGTCCAGATATATCATTTCTCTTAATTCCTCAGTAGTCCCGGGTTCAGAAAGAGGATTGCTTCAAGAACTCCTCCCCCTACGGCCCTGGCTTTATCAGAGACAATATGACAGTAGGAGGCTTCCCCTCTGGGGTCTACATCTCCAATCTTGAGTCCCTTTGTTACAGGGGTCTCCGGAGCAATCATGCCCCTCACAACTCCATCCAGAGGAGAAAGAACTTCAGTGCTGCCTATGATGGCAATAATTTCCCCTTTTTTTACTATGCTCTCAATATCCTTCAGTACCTTGATCTTTCCTGCCACAGGAGCATGGAGAACCCTCTCGGCATTGTATCCTGCAATGGTACCTGGGATGCCCGTGTCTTTGAGGGCAGGACCTTTTAAGATCATCTGTCCCAGACTATGACCTCTGTTGGTTTCAATCACTGCATGAACATCTTCTCCTGCAGTGAATCCGGGGCCCAGTCCGATCACAGTGGGAGCCATGGTCTTTGAAGTTCCCAGGTTTTTCTTGGCAAGGATGGCATCCACAACACAGAAAGGGGTCAGTCTTTTTATCCACTGACCCTTCGGGTCGGGAATAACAGGAATCTTCCCTTCGTTTATGGCATCAAAAAATTCAGATTCTGTTTCGGTTCTGACGGCTTCGAGTCCTTCCACTGAGGCATTGCCGGTTCTTAGGACATCGGCGAAGGCTATGGTTCTGCGGATCACCGTGGGATTTTCAGTTTCAAGGGCAGCCACCCTGAAACCGCTCTTCTGTAGGCGGCAGATTACACCGCTGGCGATGTCTCCTGCTCCCCGGACAATGATAAGAGGGGCCTCTACTCTCTTCGAGCTGTTTTTCAGGCTCATGCTGCTGCCGCTGGTTCCATTCTGTTTCATCATTATTTCTGCCAGAATACTTACGGCAATCTCTTCGGGAGTCTCTGCTCCGAGGTCCAGACCTATGGGGGACTGAACTCTGTTCAGAGAATTCTCATCAAAGCCCTGGTCCTTCATCTTTTTCATAAAGAGGGTTACTTTTCTTTTACTTCCCAGCATTCCAATATATCTGCTCTCGGTTTTGAGGGCGGCGGTCAGGGCTGTGTCATCATGATTATGGGTTGCGATGACCAGAGCTGTATTTTTGCTTATCAGTTTTTTTTCAATCGCCCTGTCGAAGAGGGCGGCCGAATCGGCTTCACAGATTCTGTCCAGAGCCAGGGGGAAACGTTCTTCGCTGGCAAAGTCAGGACGGCTGTCAGCCACAATATAGGGGTATCCCAGTTTTTCTGCCAATGCTGCAAGAGCAAGGTTTACATGTCCGCCTCCTGCCAGAAAGAGGCTTGGCTTTGGTATAAAGACTTCGATAAAGAAATCCATACTGCCGCCGCAGACCATATCTATGCTTTCAGCTGAGTTTCCTTTGTCCAGACGATAGGAGACGGAACGGGAGACACCGTCCTCCAGACATTTCAATCCTTCTTTTGTCACAAGTCTCTCAGCAGGCCCGCCGCCTACTGTCCCGATTCCCTTACCATCCGGTAGAAGAATCATTCGGCCGGAACTCCGCGGTGCCGAACCTTTTGAAGCGGTAATTGTAATTAAGGCAAATGCTTTATTCTTTTTTTCAAGTTCAGCAGCTTTGGCAAAAAGGGACATGGAAATCTCCTTGTAATAGATAAGTCTCAGTCCTGGAAAACTGTCTGCCCTGTTTTCAGGCAGGTTCCGATAATCCGGACAGAAGGACACTCTCTGGTCAAATAAGCTATTAAATCATGAATCTCAAATTCAGGATTCAGCAGATCAATTTTATTCAGAATAACAGTTTTTTTTACACTGTGCTTCTCTGGACAATTCTTAAACAGTCCGTTTTTCCGGTTGATCAGAGCAGCCAGTGTTCCCGGACTGATTTGTGAACCGCGGTCCAGGGGCAGATGATTTTTGAACAAGTCTGGGCGATGTACCATTGATTCTGTTACTTTTGCGCCCAGAGCCTCAAGGCCTATACAACCTACTGCATGATTCACTTCTGCAGGGATGACAGGTTCCTTTTTTGAGGGAAACTTTATCGGCCTTCCGGCAGCTCCGTCTGCTTCGATTATCAGGATAGGCCAGCTGCCCATTGAATTCCAGCTCTCCAACAGCTTGTTCGACAAGCCGCGGACCTTATCCTTTACACCGGGAGTTGCAGATTTAATAATCTCTCCGGCAACGAAACAGCTGCCGGGAATGAATGGTGGAGGATCCGCGGAAGGCCAATCAAGATGAATCTCCTGAAAGGGATGATTATCAAGGCGGGGGTTAAACATTTTTGTAGTTGTAGTATAGAGACCTCCGGATAAATAATTTTCCCGGGCAAGGGTATAGAGAATGCTTGTTTTTCCTCCACCACCAGAAAGAGATATGAAATTCCCGATCTGAAGATTCAGAATTTCCGACAGGAGAGGGGTCATTCAGATTCCTCCTGATCTTTGCCGGGGCAGCTGGGATGGGGAAGGGTGAATTCAAACTCATCATCCCCGTTTTCCAGGCCGAGGAAACGGCCCATTTTAAATATGTCGTGACTGTTTAATAAAATCCGCATACTGCCGCTGCAGCATTCACCGCAGAGGGTGCAGCCGTATTGTATTTTCTCCAATTCCGACTCTCCTCAGGCGGTGTATTTCAAATCTATTTTTATTCCGGACCATAGGAATGGTAGATACTGTCCAGAGGGTTTTTTACATGAATCTCATCGTAATCATCCAGCCAGAATGCTTTTGGATTTCGTTTCAGGACCATAAAGGTTCCACTGTCCGCATCATTGGCTGCACGATGAAATTTCATATAGATTTTTTCCTGATCCATACCGACAACTTCAATTTTTCCTGTCATATGGGACATTACAAAGCGGGCTCTTTTTGCCAGTCCTGAAACCTGTACTCTGGCTTTTTCAAATATACCATATCCTTCTTCAATAGGAACTGCATAGTCGGAATTTCCAGAAGCCGGACGGCACTGGAAAATATAGTAGGGAGGAACACCAAGAAATGAGAGTTCCCTGAACAGATCCCCCAGAGCTTCCGGGGTACAGTTTACTCCTCTGATGATGGGAGTCTGATTGGCAAGTTCCGCACCCGTTTCTCTCAGGAGACGGATACCTTCTTTTGCTTCTCTGCTGAGCTCTTTTACGTGGTTGAAGTGAGTCATGATATAGATCTGTTTTCCCCTGGAGTTTACTTCCTTCAGAAGATCTCTGAGCCCATCATCCTCAATGATTCTAAAGGGGTTAAATGCGGGCATCTTGGAACCGAGCCGGATAATTTTTATATGATCAATATCTATCAGTGCTTCAAGATATTCTCTCAGTTTATTGGTTCCCAGCATCAATGGGTCTCCTCCTGTGAGGAGGACATTGGTGATTTCCTTATGTTCTCTGATGTAGCTGACAGCTCCCTCTATATCATGGAGTACCGCATCCTGCCCTTTCATAAAGACTCTTTTTCTAAAGCAGTATCGGCAGATTCCTCCGCAGACATTGCTGACCAGCATCAGGGCAGTGGAGTTATATTTATGCTCCAATCCCGGGAGGATTGTGTAGTTGTGTTCTCCAGAAGGATCGAGACGGCCCCATTCATTTAACTCTGATGCCTCTGGCATTATCAACCTGGCAATAGGATCATCAGGATCGTCCCAATTAATCAGGGATTGATAGTAGCTGTTGGTTCTGAACTGATATGTTCCCGTAACTTTTCCCGCCGTTTCAATGGCTGAAGAAGGAGTGTCCTGTGGTAGGTTCTCGGGATTGTTGATGTATTTTACTTTCAATACAAGGCTCCTTGAATATTGTTGAGTCAAGTATTGTATCATGGATTGACTAGATCGTTAAGTCTGCCGCCATTGGTAATCTATTGCTCATAAAGGATTTATGAGATCAACTGTTTACGGTTTGTTTTTTTACCAGATATTTACCTGAAACTTTCCCAATACTCAGTCCCTGAACAATGATAGAAAAAATAACAATAATATAGGTTCCCAGAACAATAATGTGTCGCTGGTGTGATATTGGAATCGACAATGCAAGAGCAAATCCCAGGCCTCCCCTCAATGCTCCCCAGAACTGATGTAAATAGAACGGCTTCTCCAAAGATGGGGATAATCTGATGTCCCGGTAAAAATATTATGGAGAAAAATAAAGAGATTAATAAAGCGGCAATTGTAGGAGATATTTTCAGAAATCTTTCATTTAGATAGGTGATAAAGGTTGTTATGGCCAGAATTATTGTGAAAATTCCAGAATATGCATTAGACCTCCCGAAGAATGGTGTAATCAGATATATTATAGCATAGCTATCTAAAAGGAGGAGAAAGATGCAGAATAACTGGCGCTGCCCCAAGTGCGGGAATACAAGTTATGAAACAGATCAGTTTGCCGCCACAGGAGGTGGATTCTCAAAGGTTTTTGATGTACAGAATAAAAAGTTTACAACAGTCTCCTGCAGCCGCTGCCGCTTTACAGAACTTTATAAAGCGGAAACCAGCGCTTTAGGAAATCTTTTTGATTTATTTACCAACTGATAAAGACTTCAAGCCTCTCCGCTTTCATCCTTATCAACTTTTTTTGTAGATTTGGAAGTTGTCTTTGAAGAGCTTTTTGCAGTAGTTTTTGCAGTCGTTTTTGCTTTTTTGGGTGATGCCCTGGGCGGTGTCTTCGGTTCAGCCTCGGGTTCAGTCTCCTTTTCATCGGGATCCTTAATATCACTCTCTGCCGAGCTGCTTTCGCTCCGTCTGAGCATTTCACGGATATCATCATATTCTTTCCGGCTCCAGCGTCTGGCATCCCTGCTGAGTGTTTCAAAATTATCCTGTATTTTCCAGTCCTCTCCGGAGCGGATAGGCATAAGGATTGCCGCCAGCAGATAGATTGCCAGGATTATCCATGCTTTGAAAATAATTGCCAGAATAATAAATATCAGCCTTGAATATCTGGCAGGGATTCCAAGGGATTCTTCCAGTCCCTTGCAGACTCCTAGAAATAAACCGTCGTGTGATCTGTAAATTTTCATTTTTATCTCCTATTCCTACCAGGCTTTATTATAGCTCAGGTTTTTATTTTGTCCAAAACCAATGGATCTAATAATAATTATGCAAGAGTCGTACCAAGCACTTAAATTCTTATTTACAGAGAGATTAGACAACCCCAGACTGTGGTTTTTCGGTAATATTGACCGGCAGGAGGTTAGTCAAGCCTTCGGAAACGGGAGTCCAGAAGAGCAAATGCTTTATCTGTAAAGAAGGCAAGAAGTGCGGCGCAGAGAGCTCCTGTAAAAATATATGCCCCGTTATCGTGTATCAGACCGGCCATCAGTACGGTTCCCAGGCCTCCGGCCCCTGCAACGGCTCCTATGGTGGCTGTGCCGATGTTGATGATTGTGCTCGTTCTTACTCCTGCCACTATTACAGGAGCTGCCAGAGGAAGCTCTGTTTTCAATAGAATCTGCCATTCTGTCATACCCAGTCCCCGGGAAGCATCTACAAGATCACGGGACAGAGAGTTAAGTCCGCTGACAGTATTGCTGATGATGGGAAAGCAGCTGTAGACAAACAATGCCAGAACTACGGGTTTGAATCCGAAACCCGCCAGAGGGATTGCCAATGCCAGAACCGCTGTGGGCGGGAAGGTCTGCGCCATGGATGCAAGAGACTGAACCATGGGGAGGTAATCTTTTCCTCCCCGCCTGGTCACAAAAATACCAAGAGTACATCCAAGAACAACAGCAAGGGATTCGGATATCAGTACAACCAGGAAATGTTCCAGAAGCAGCTCTGAAAGGGGTGCTCTTGAGTAAAGACGGTCAATTTCTGATGGAAACAGTACATTCAGCAGGGCCTCTGCAAAATCAGGAATGAGGATGAATGAGAGAAAGAACATAGCCAGGAGAAGATATCCTGCCGTTTTCAGCCATTTTCTACTCACTTTTTTCTCCCGATTTTCGATGGAGATTGCTTAGTTCTTCAATGGTTTGTCTTGCCAGTATCCCTTTTTCACCATTTTTTCTATTTTCTACAAAAATATTATCGATACTCATTTCCAGCATAATGGAGAGTGCAGTTTTCAGGTTGTCCCCGGTATCAAGAACGGGAGCATTTTGCCAGGCGCCAGCAGATTCGATTGGAATGGGCTGCATAAAGTTTCCCGCAAGATAGTAATTGAGTAGCTTCAAGCTTCTATCCGGTCCTACAAAATCCCGTACAAAGTCATTAGAGGGCTGTCCCAGAATTTCTGCAGGGCTGCCGTTCTGCTGTAGTACGCCCTCTTTCAATACAAATATTTTATCCCCCAGACGCACCGCTTCTTCAAGGTCGTGTGTGACAAAGACTACAGTCTTTTTGAGTTTTCTCTGAATCTCAATAAACTCGTTCTGCAGAGACTCTCTGTTGAGGGGATCCACAGCACCGAAGGGTTCATCCATCAAAAGGAAGGGCGGGTCTGCGGCAAGTGCACGGGCTACGGCGATCCTCTGTGCTTCTCCTCCGGATAGCTGTGAGGGGTATTTCTTTCTATACAGCTCTGCATTCAGTCCAATCATATCCAGAAGTTCTAGACATCTAGACTCTTTCCGCTTTTCATCCCATTTGAGCAGGGTTGGAACCAGGGATATATTCTCTTCCACAGTCATGTGGGGCAGTAGGGCTATACTCTGGATAACATAACCCATGCTTCGTCTCAGATCCACAGATCTGATATCCCTGATATTTTTGCCGTCGATTGAGATATTTCCCTCTTCAGGAATAATCAGCTTGTTAATCAGGCGGAGGGTTGTTGATTTTCCGCATCCCGATGGACCGAGAAGAATACTGGTTTCTCCTTCGGGAATTGTCATGGTGAGGGAGTCTAGAGCTTTCTGTTCACCATACCATTTGCTTATATTGTCACATTGAATCATATAGAAGCTCCAGTCCTTTGGGTGTCAGCAGTTTTATAAGAAGACCTACTACCTTATCAAGTAGGATTACCAGGAGAATAATCGGGATAACCCCCATTAGAATCAGATCAGGGGCAGCCTGCTCAAGCCCGCGAAATACGAAAAAACCAAGGCCTCCTGCTCCGATAAGAGCGGCTACAGTTGTATTTCCTGTAGTCTGTACAAGAGCGATTCTCACTCCTCCCAGGATGATGGGAAGACCGATGGGAAGTTCCACCTTCCAGAAAAGCTGGGAGGTGGTCATACCCATACCACGCCCGGCATCA from Oceanispirochaeta sp. M1 harbors:
- the yedF gene encoding sulfurtransferase-like selenium metabolism protein YedF is translated as MKKFEIDARELDCPKPLLRTKKALSEESFETLVVMVANVPARENVCRFLSHSGYSPQWQEQNGDFIITVNRDGKQTVNTEKSEIAPAFSRESRGGKTVLITDTRIGSEEDELGRLLMKGYIYTLTQLDELPSSLIFMNSGVKLCLKDSANIDDLILLEKKSVEILVCGTCLEFLDVREQLAVGTISNMYEITSKLHDPQGLISLT
- a CDS encoding DUF3343 domain-containing protein, which codes for MHEILFTFQNTHQALKAEKYLKKLNHRVKLIPTPFEIFSECGFSLLVYLTEEAHEEVSKDEKVNHVDCYVPLKEGERNIGYEKI
- the selD gene encoding selenide, water dikinase SelD; protein product: MANPEKLTTYSRFSGCGAKLGPELLDKALCGLSQPERPEVLADFTGSEDAGVYRISDDMALVQTVDFFPPIVDDPALFGAIAAANSLSDIYAMGGRPVSAVNVLCYPEDDLPIEYLRKIMEGALEALTEADTALLGGHSVNDKELKFGFSVNGIIHPDRIIRNNSPAPGDVLILTKALGTGTINTALRAEIAADEAVMAAGLSMRALNKAPALLLHKYAANACTDITGFGLAGHGAEMAMDSGTDLIFDIERLPLLPDVMEYISMGLVPAGSYNNRKFRLSRIKNPETVTPEILDLIFDPQTSGGLLISLPKENARAFMEELQQPAAAVIGSVVKGDGRIILNA
- a CDS encoding aminotransferase class V-fold PLP-dependent enzyme codes for the protein MIYLDNAATSWPKAPGTAEVLSNAILSPLGNPGRTSHSAGISADRIIFELRESLAHLFGIGDSSLVALTPGCTSALNTILSGFLKKGQKVLCSSMEHNSVMRPLMQLQQERQLQINRIPSEPESGYPDLKAFEKLLDEKPDLLVLTAASNVNGIIFPLEQMCLTARKKGIPLCVDAAQAAGEIPLYPENWGIDFLCFAGHKGLLGPAGCGGFYIRDPERVRPLILGGTGSRSREEIQPEIMPDRFESGTANIPGFAGLLHSLNFLQSSKTLYRAAEERCGRLCRRLHELEGYRIIGRSKDRDYTRVFSILPEKGNLTELTAFLNSKDIAVRSGLHCAPSAHRVLGSFESGGTLRLSPGLFTTNREIELLIESLKEYRWLTLKN
- the yqeB gene encoding selenium-dependent molybdenum cofactor biosynthesis protein YqeB → MSLFAKAAELEKKNKAFALITITASKGSAPRSSGRMILLPDGKGIGTVGGGPAERLVTKEGLKCLEDGVSRSVSYRLDKGNSAESIDMVCGGSMDFFIEVFIPKPSLFLAGGGHVNLALAALAEKLGYPYIVADSRPDFASEERFPLALDRICEADSAALFDRAIEKKLISKNTALVIATHNHDDTALTAALKTESRYIGMLGSKRKVTLFMKKMKDQGFDENSLNRVQSPIGLDLGAETPEEIAVSILAEIMMKQNGTSGSSMSLKNSSKRVEAPLIIVRGAGDIASGVICRLQKSGFRVAALETENPTVIRRTIAFADVLRTGNASVEGLEAVRTETESEFFDAINEGKIPVIPDPKGQWIKRLTPFCVVDAILAKKNLGTSKTMAPTVIGLGPGFTAGEDVHAVIETNRGHSLGQMILKGPALKDTGIPGTIAGYNAERVLHAPVAGKIKVLKDIESIVKKGEIIAIIGSTEVLSPLDGVVRGMIAPETPVTKGLKIGDVDPRGEASYCHIVSDKARAVGGGVLEAILFLNPGLLRN
- the yqeC gene encoding selenium cofactor biosynthesis protein YqeC, which codes for MTPLLSEILNLQIGNFISLSGGGGKTSILYTLARENYLSGGLYTTTTKMFNPRLDNHPFQEIHLDWPSADPPPFIPGSCFVAGEIIKSATPGVKDKVRGLSNKLLESWNSMGSWPILIIEADGAAGRPIKFPSKKEPVIPAEVNHAVGCIGLEALGAKVTESMVHRPDLFKNHLPLDRGSQISPGTLAALINRKNGLFKNCPEKHSVKKTVILNKIDLLNPEFEIHDLIAYLTRECPSVRIIGTCLKTGQTVFQD
- a CDS encoding KamA family radical SAM protein is translated as MKVKYINNPENLPQDTPSSAIETAGKVTGTYQFRTNSYYQSLINWDDPDDPIARLIMPEASELNEWGRLDPSGEHNYTILPGLEHKYNSTALMLVSNVCGGICRYCFRKRVFMKGQDAVLHDIEGAVSYIREHKEITNVLLTGGDPLMLGTNKLREYLEALIDIDHIKIIRLGSKMPAFNPFRIIEDDGLRDLLKEVNSRGKQIYIMTHFNHVKELSREAKEGIRLLRETGAELANQTPIIRGVNCTPEALGDLFRELSFLGVPPYYIFQCRPASGNSDYAVPIEEGYGIFEKARVQVSGLAKRARFVMSHMTGKIEVVGMDQEKIYMKFHRAANDADSGTFMVLKRNPKAFWLDDYDEIHVKNPLDSIYHSYGPE
- a CDS encoding zinc ribbon domain-containing protein — encoded protein: MQNNWRCPKCGNTSYETDQFAATGGGFSKVFDVQNKKFTTVSCSRCRFTELYKAETSALGNLFDLFTN
- a CDS encoding PspC domain-containing protein, which produces MKIYRSHDGLFLGVCKGLEESLGIPARYSRLIFIILAIIFKAWIILAIYLLAAILMPIRSGEDWKIQDNFETLSRDARRWSRKEYDDIREMLRRSESSSAESDIKDPDEKETEPEAEPKTPPRASPKKAKTTAKTTAKSSSKTTSKSTKKVDKDESGEA
- a CDS encoding ABC transporter permease yields the protein MSRKWLKTAGYLLLAMFFLSFILIPDFAEALLNVLFPSEIDRLYSRAPLSELLLEHFLVVLISESLAVVLGCTLGIFVTRRGGKDYLPMVQSLASMAQTFPPTAVLALAIPLAGFGFKPVVLALFVYSCFPIISNTVSGLNSLSRDLVDASRGLGMTEWQILLKTELPLAAPVIVAGVRTSTIINIGTATIGAVAGAGGLGTVLMAGLIHDNGAYIFTGALCAALLAFFTDKAFALLDSRFRRLD
- a CDS encoding ABC transporter ATP-binding protein, producing MIQCDNISKWYGEQKALDSLTMTIPEGETSILLGPSGCGKSTTLRLINKLIIPEEGNISIDGKNIRDIRSVDLRRSMGYVIQSIALLPHMTVEENISLVPTLLKWDEKRKESRCLELLDMIGLNAELYRKKYPSQLSGGEAQRIAVARALAADPPFLLMDEPFGAVDPLNRESLQNEFIEIQRKLKKTVVFVTHDLEEAVRLGDKIFVLKEGVLQQNGSPAEILGQPSNDFVRDFVGPDRSLKLLNYYLAGNFMQPIPIESAGAWQNAPVLDTGDNLKTALSIMLEMSIDNIFVENRKNGEKGILARQTIEELSNLHRKSGEKSE